From Segatella copri, the proteins below share one genomic window:
- a CDS encoding glycoside hydrolase family 2 TIM barrel-domain containing protein — protein MIKRSITFMTLALALTTLCQAQSRKVINLPSWDFSRDGKAWQQVAVPHDWAISGPFDKKWDLQMVAIEQNGETEKTEKSGRSGALPWIGEGMYKMNWTAPKGYKRAVLVFDGAMSQPVVSVNGKEAGKWAYGYNAFRIDITPFIKFGKSNLIEVHLNNVEESSRWYPGGGLYRPVSVELYGNENFSTWDTFVRTLKADKQEAEVEVNALLEGKTGKSGKTVIALLDKAGEKVAEQTVTGANPEIKTTLKVANPHLWSPESPYLYQVKLTRYEGKKVADVQTLKTGIRTIAVSKDYGFQLNGVTRKLKGVCLHHDLGPLGAAENKAALIRQIKMMKQMGCDAIRTAHNMPSTMQMEICDSLGMMVMAESFDMWIYPKCKNGYAKFFKEWSDKDITNLVKHHRNHPSIVMWSIGNEIPEQWSKEGVQIAKRLQDICHQYDPSRPVTQGMDKAEDALKSGFAQTMDVPGFNYRVHKYYKNIEQLPQGFLLGSETASTVSSRGVYKFPVVVSDKATYPDGQCSSYDTEYCSWSNLPDDDWKMQDDYSWVIGEFVWTGYDYLGEPTPYDTYWPSRSSYFGICDLAGLPKDRYYMYRARWNEQQHTTHLLPHWNWKGREGQVTPVYCYTDGVEGELFVNGNSQGRVRKDKSSRLDRYRLRWNNVKYEPGEIRVVTYNQYGEKVGEDVKRTAGEPAQMKFSVETPDHEPVACMVEGCTDEHNVLLNADGNDLAFITVSLQDKDGNECPLADDELTFEVSGAGTFKAACNGDATSLEPFTQPQMKLFSGKLVVIVQSSKQKGDIILKVKDSKRNIEKSITLQAI, from the coding sequence ATGATCAAGAGAAGCATTACTTTCATGACTCTTGCCCTGGCACTCACAACGCTGTGCCAGGCGCAGAGCAGAAAGGTTATCAACCTGCCTTCATGGGACTTCTCCCGTGATGGCAAGGCGTGGCAGCAGGTAGCTGTTCCGCACGATTGGGCTATCTCGGGACCTTTCGATAAGAAATGGGACCTGCAGATGGTGGCCATCGAGCAGAATGGCGAAACCGAAAAGACCGAGAAGTCGGGACGTTCTGGTGCGCTGCCTTGGATAGGTGAGGGTATGTATAAGATGAACTGGACGGCTCCTAAGGGCTATAAGCGTGCCGTACTCGTCTTCGACGGTGCCATGAGCCAGCCTGTTGTCAGCGTCAATGGCAAGGAGGCAGGCAAGTGGGCTTACGGCTACAATGCCTTCCGCATCGACATCACACCTTTCATCAAGTTTGGTAAGAGTAATCTCATCGAGGTACATCTTAATAATGTAGAGGAGAGCAGTCGTTGGTATCCGGGAGGCGGCCTTTACCGTCCGGTTTCCGTAGAACTCTATGGCAACGAGAACTTCTCTACCTGGGATACCTTCGTCCGTACCCTGAAGGCTGATAAGCAGGAAGCTGAAGTAGAAGTAAATGCACTGCTGGAAGGAAAGACTGGTAAGTCGGGCAAGACCGTCATAGCCCTGTTGGATAAGGCTGGCGAGAAGGTTGCCGAGCAGACAGTCACAGGTGCCAATCCTGAAATCAAGACTACTCTGAAGGTAGCGAATCCTCATCTCTGGTCTCCGGAATCTCCTTACCTCTATCAGGTAAAACTTACCCGATATGAAGGAAAGAAGGTGGCTGATGTGCAGACCCTGAAGACCGGTATCCGTACCATTGCCGTATCCAAGGATTATGGTTTCCAGCTCAATGGCGTTACCCGAAAGCTGAAGGGCGTCTGTCTGCACCACGACCTCGGTCCATTGGGTGCAGCAGAGAACAAGGCAGCTCTTATCCGTCAGATCAAGATGATGAAGCAGATGGGTTGCGACGCCATCCGTACTGCCCACAACATGCCTTCTACCATGCAGATGGAAATCTGCGATTCCCTCGGTATGATGGTGATGGCAGAGAGTTTCGATATGTGGATTTATCCTAAATGCAAGAACGGCTATGCCAAGTTCTTCAAGGAGTGGAGCGATAAGGATATCACCAATCTGGTAAAGCACCACCGCAACCATCCTAGCATCGTGATGTGGAGCATCGGTAACGAGATTCCTGAACAGTGGAGCAAGGAGGGTGTGCAGATTGCTAAGCGTCTGCAGGATATCTGTCATCAGTACGACCCATCCCGCCCTGTAACCCAGGGTATGGATAAGGCAGAAGATGCCTTGAAGAGCGGCTTTGCCCAGACCATGGATGTACCGGGCTTCAACTATCGCGTACATAAATATTATAAGAATATCGAGCAGTTGCCTCAGGGATTCCTCCTCGGTTCTGAAACCGCCTCTACGGTCAGTTCCCGTGGCGTATACAAGTTCCCGGTAGTGGTAAGTGATAAGGCTACCTATCCTGATGGTCAGTGCTCAAGCTATGATACCGAATACTGTTCCTGGAGCAATCTTCCTGATGATGACTGGAAGATGCAGGATGACTACAGTTGGGTAATCGGTGAGTTTGTATGGACCGGTTACGACTATCTGGGCGAGCCGACTCCTTACGATACCTACTGGCCAAGTCGCAGCAGTTACTTCGGCATCTGCGACCTTGCCGGACTTCCAAAGGACCGCTACTATATGTATCGTGCCCGCTGGAACGAGCAGCAGCATACTACCCATCTTCTTCCTCACTGGAACTGGAAGGGTAGAGAAGGACAGGTTACCCCTGTATATTGCTATACCGATGGTGTGGAAGGCGAGCTTTTCGTCAACGGCAATAGTCAGGGCAGAGTGCGCAAGGACAAGTCAAGCCGTCTGGACCGCTACCGTCTGCGCTGGAACAATGTGAAGTATGAACCGGGTGAGATTCGCGTGGTTACTTACAACCAGTATGGCGAAAAGGTTGGTGAGGACGTGAAGCGTACTGCCGGCGAGCCTGCACAGATGAAGTTCAGCGTAGAAACACCTGATCATGAGCCTGTTGCCTGCATGGTAGAAGGCTGTACCGATGAGCACAATGTGCTTTTGAATGCCGATGGCAACGATCTTGCCTTCATCACCGTGAGTCTGCAGGATAAGGACGGCAATGAATGTCCGCTTGCCGATGACGAACTGACCTTCGAGGTGAGTGGTGCCGGCACTTTCAAGGCAGCCTGCAACGGCGATGCCACATCGCTCGAACCGTTCACCCAGCCACAGATGAAACTCTTCTCCGGCAAACTCGTAGTCATCGTACAGAGCAGCAAGCAGAAGGGCGACATCATCCTGAAGGTAAAAGACAGCAAGCGAAATATCGAAAAGTCGATTACGCTCCAGGCAATATAA
- a CDS encoding two-component regulator propeller domain-containing protein: protein MKKSKEPINRISMAIAMLFVSLAIHAQRFVNTSLEGAQSVCAITQDSDGMIWLGTDNGLYSYDGYHGYRHFQEHTFCNTRVNALGFEGRMLYLATGNGILKFDTQSYQYAETPAMKAFADEAKRKQLKELRVLDIKGGKTDFGGDVYALLSTPRGLLVGSLAGLRLGSRLIPLRAGEQPLVNALAYDAKRRCYWIGTEGALYCADLQLRNFSQIPALNGNSIKCLSTDAAGNLYIGTDNGLYQMALSNAITHYIHESRDDASIPNNIVWACFVDKWQNVWVGTDNGLSRLTTHTYYRYVSLDKITMSGEGNCLHAMLQTRNGEWWMGGTNGLIHFTRNAEGYQNVAWYKQNSSAFPLSHNRVRKIYEDHDGDVWICTDHGINFYDRSSRQMRNFIVYDKSGKYSTAWAYDILQDKKGRIWMGSYQGGVFVMDKAALLSGKTIADWHFSDKGKNALSGLHVGQMVMDGKGRIWVSTYTRLDCINPNDMKVVQVANSDVVNYLMADSKGNIWMGDNSSVTCYYAAGSVLGNSFSSKTWQIGGKVSTMCDVEGKIWVVSGNECCVINPQGESQRFMIPSVAPLNICYSRQTHEVMMGGNDGYVAISSDVAQKPKQFTRLMLAGIIVNGQAREERGEILKLKSDENNFTLQLTDLPFADHPSAVYAYKLEGSDHDWHYLNSSNIDITYNGLSYGDYHLTVHAVDGEGKIAAEVYSLDISVLPPWYLSWWCKLFYITALIVFVAWLVSWYFLRKELADAQKQKAEVLEQVQMRMDFFNRLTEDLKAAVAHHSFDEVTALMVRYLNVKIPEVSSSVSTGLSASPVSEPESSSSEPVPARSESSEEEKKIVDISELDGADKRLLEEIDEAIEKHMIDSDFNVSMLQDVIGIGGKQLYRKTKAITGRTPVEYIREMRMSRAAELLSQGKFSVSEVMYTVGFSNSSYFSKCFSKEYGMTPTEYMKVKR, encoded by the coding sequence ATGAAAAAGTCAAAAGAACCTATAAACCGCATCAGCATGGCAATTGCTATGCTCTTTGTTTCGCTCGCCATCCATGCGCAGCGTTTCGTCAACACCTCCCTTGAAGGTGCTCAGTCCGTTTGTGCCATTACCCAGGACAGTGATGGAATGATATGGCTCGGAACCGACAACGGTCTTTACAGCTATGATGGTTATCATGGCTACCGCCATTTTCAGGAACATACATTCTGCAATACGCGTGTCAATGCGCTCGGTTTCGAGGGCAGAATGCTCTATCTGGCTACTGGCAACGGCATCCTGAAATTCGATACGCAATCTTATCAATATGCCGAAACACCAGCAATGAAGGCTTTTGCCGATGAGGCGAAGCGCAAGCAGCTGAAGGAACTCCGTGTGCTCGATATCAAGGGTGGTAAGACTGACTTCGGTGGCGATGTCTATGCCTTGCTCTCTACTCCGCGAGGCTTGCTCGTAGGTTCGCTTGCTGGTCTGCGTCTCGGCAGCAGACTGATTCCGCTCCGTGCCGGAGAACAGCCGCTGGTCAATGCGCTCGCCTATGATGCCAAGCGCCGATGCTACTGGATTGGTACCGAGGGCGCTCTCTATTGTGCCGATCTGCAACTCAGGAACTTCTCACAGATTCCAGCTCTGAACGGCAATTCCATCAAATGTCTTTCTACAGATGCTGCCGGCAATCTCTATATCGGAACAGATAACGGACTCTATCAGATGGCACTCTCCAATGCCATCACCCATTATATCCACGAGTCCCGCGATGATGCTTCTATTCCTAACAACATCGTCTGGGCTTGCTTTGTAGATAAATGGCAGAATGTATGGGTGGGTACTGACAATGGACTCTCCCGTCTCACTACCCATACCTATTACCGCTATGTATCGCTCGATAAGATTACGATGTCGGGTGAGGGCAACTGTCTCCATGCCATGCTCCAGACCCGTAACGGCGAATGGTGGATGGGCGGTACCAACGGTCTGATTCATTTCACCCGGAATGCTGAAGGCTATCAGAATGTGGCATGGTACAAGCAGAACAGCTCTGCCTTCCCGCTGAGTCATAACCGTGTACGCAAGATTTATGAAGACCATGACGGCGATGTATGGATCTGTACCGACCATGGCATCAACTTCTATGACCGCAGTTCCCGTCAGATGCGCAACTTCATCGTCTACGATAAGAGTGGCAAGTATTCTACTGCCTGGGCTTACGATATTCTCCAGGACAAGAAGGGCAGGATATGGATGGGTTCTTATCAGGGCGGTGTCTTCGTGATGGATAAGGCGGCTCTTCTGAGCGGAAAGACCATAGCCGACTGGCATTTCTCTGACAAGGGAAAGAATGCGCTCTCTGGTCTGCATGTAGGTCAGATGGTGATGGATGGAAAGGGTAGGATTTGGGTTTCTACCTATACCCGTCTCGACTGCATCAATCCGAACGATATGAAGGTGGTGCAGGTAGCTAACTCAGATGTTGTCAACTATCTGATGGCAGACAGCAAGGGCAATATCTGGATGGGTGATAACAGTTCGGTAACCTGTTATTATGCAGCCGGTTCTGTGCTGGGTAACAGCTTTTCTTCCAAGACATGGCAGATTGGTGGCAAGGTAAGTACCATGTGCGATGTGGAAGGCAAGATATGGGTGGTATCGGGCAATGAATGCTGCGTAATCAATCCACAGGGCGAGAGCCAGCGTTTCATGATTCCTTCTGTTGCGCCGCTCAACATCTGTTACAGCAGACAGACTCATGAGGTAATGATGGGCGGCAATGACGGCTATGTGGCAATCAGTTCCGATGTAGCACAGAAGCCTAAGCAGTTTACCCGCCTGATGCTGGCTGGAATCATCGTAAACGGACAGGCTCGTGAGGAGCGTGGAGAAATCCTGAAACTGAAGAGTGATGAGAACAACTTCACCTTGCAGCTCACCGACCTTCCTTTTGCTGATCATCCTTCAGCCGTTTATGCTTACAAACTCGAAGGCAGCGACCACGACTGGCATTATCTGAACTCGAGCAACATCGATATCACCTACAATGGTTTGTCGTATGGCGATTATCATCTTACGGTTCATGCCGTGGATGGTGAAGGCAAGATAGCTGCCGAGGTTTATTCGCTCGACATCTCCGTCCTGCCGCCTTGGTATCTCTCATGGTGGTGCAAGCTCTTCTATATCACGGCACTCATCGTGTTTGTGGCATGGCTGGTAAGCTGGTATTTTCTGCGCAAGGAACTGGCTGATGCCCAGAAGCAGAAGGCTGAGGTGTTGGAGCAGGTACAGATGCGTATGGACTTCTTCAACCGTCTGACGGAAGATTTGAAGGCTGCCGTAGCTCATCATTCATTTGATGAGGTGACAGCTCTGATGGTCCGCTACCTGAATGTGAAGATACCTGAGGTGTCATCTTCTGTTTCTACTGGGTTATCCGCTTCGCCTGTATCTGAGCCAGAGTCATCATCTTCAGAACCAGTTCCTGCACGCTCAGAATCTTCTGAAGAGGAAAAGAAGATTGTAGATATCAGCGAGTTGGATGGGGCAGACAAGCGTCTGCTCGAAGAAATCGATGAGGCGATAGAGAAGCACATGATTGATTCCGACTTCAATGTTTCGATGTTGCAGGATGTGATAGGCATAGGTGGCAAACAGCTGTATCGCAAGACGAAGGCGATAACGGGCCGTACGCCTGTAGAGTATATCCGTGAGATGCGTATGAGCCGTGCTGCCGAGCTCCTGAGCCAGGGCAAGTTCAGTGTTTCCGAGGTGATGTATACCGTTGGTTTTTCCAACAGCAGTTATTTCTCCAAATGCTTCTCCAAGGAGTATGGCATGACTCCTACGGAATATATGAAGGTGAAGAGGTAA